From the Bos taurus isolate L1 Dominette 01449 registration number 42190680 breed Hereford chromosome 22, ARS-UCD2.0, whole genome shotgun sequence genome, one window contains:
- the PDHB gene encoding pyruvate dehydrogenase E1 component subunit beta, mitochondrial precursor, whose translation MAVVAVLVRKPLEQVSGLLRRRFHRTAPAALQVTVREAINQGMDEELERDEKVFLLGEEVAQYDGAYKVSRGLWKKYGDKRIIDTPISEMGFAGIAVGAAMAGLRPICEFMTFNFSMQAIDQVINSAAKTYYMSGGLQSVPIVFRGPNGASAGVAAQHSQCFAAWYGHCPGLKVVSPWSSEDAKGLIKSAIRDNNPVVVLENELMYGVPFELPSEAQSKDFLIPIGKAKIERQGTHVTIVAHSRPVGHCLEAATVLSKEGIECEVINLRTIRPMDIETIEGSVMKTNHLVTVEGGWPQFGVGAEICARIMEGPAFNFLDAPAVRVTGADVPMPYAKILEDNSVPQVKDIIFAIKKTLNI comes from the exons ATGGCGGTGGTTGCTGTGTTGGTGCGGAAACCCCTTGAGCAG gTCTCCGGGCTGCTGAGGAGGCGGTTCCACCGGACCGCGCCGGCTGCACTGCAG GTGACAGTTCGTGAGGCTATAAATCAAGGCATGGATGAGGAGCTGGAAAGAGATGAGAAGGTATTTCTCCTTGGGGAAGAAGTTGCCCAGTACGATGGGGCATATAAG GTTAGTCGAGGCCTGTGGAAGAAATATGGAGATAAGAGGATCATAGATACTCCCATATCTGAG ATGGGCTTTGCTGGAATTGCTGTAGGTGCCGCTATG GCTGGGTTACGGCCCATTTGTGAATTCATGACCTTCAATTTCTCTATGCAAGCCATCGACCAGGTCATAAACTCAGCTGCCAAGACGTACTACATGTCAGGGGGCCTTCAGTCTGTGCCCATAGTCTTCAGGGGGCCCAATGGCGCCTCAGCAGGTGTAGCTGCCCAGCACTCACAGTGTTTTGCTGCCTGGTATGGGCATTGCCCAGGCTTAAAGGTGGTCAGCCCCTGGAGTTCAGAGGATGCAAAAGGGCTTATTAAATCAGCCATTCGGGATAACAACCCAG tggtggtgctggagaatgaATTGATGTACGGAGTACCTTTTGAACTTCCTTCAGAAGCTCAGTCAAAAGATTTTCTGATCCCTATTGGAAAAGCCAAAATAGAAAGGCAAG GAACACACGTAACTATAGTTGCTCATTCAAGACCTGTGGGCCACTGCTTAGAAGCTGCAACAGTACTGTCTAAAGAGGGAATTGAATGTGAG GTGATAAATTTGCGAACCATCAGGCCAATGGACATTGAAACAATAGAAGGCAGTGTCATGAAGACCAATCACCTTGTAACCGTGGAAGGAGGCTGGCCACAGTTCGGAGTAGGAGCTGAAATCTGTGCCAGGATCATGGAAG GCCCCGCGTTCAATTTCCTGGATGCTCCTGCAGTTCGCGTCACTGGTGCCGATGTGCCTATGCCTTATGCAAAGATTCTAGAAGACAACTCTGTACCTCAGGTTAAGGACATCATATTTGCAATAAAGAAAACACTGAATATCTAG